Proteins encoded within one genomic window of Misgurnus anguillicaudatus chromosome 18, ASM2758022v2, whole genome shotgun sequence:
- the mthfd1a gene encoding C-1-tetrahydrofolate synthase, cytoplasmic isoform X2 — protein sequence MFAVTATTLRRGAWRYSQCTMATVVSGNKTSQQVRERLKKEVAEMSSQFPGFRPGLVVLQVGDRDDSNLYISMKLKAAAEIGINASHIRLPKTATEDEVLRSIITVNENHTVHGIIVQLPLDSVNPIDTEKVTNAVAPEKDVDGLTSINAGKLARGDLRNCFIPCTPNGCLELISQTGVSVSGKNAVVIGRSKIVGAPMHDLLLWNHATVTTCHSKTHDLAEQVGRADILVVGAGKAEMVKGEWVKEGAVVIDCGINHISDSSKPSGKRVVGDVHYFSAVQRAGYITPVPGGVGPMTVAMLMKNTVESAERFLQTYRPGKWNIVYTKMNPQMPQPSDVTISHSCPIKPITQLAREVGLFSEEVEPYGRSRAKIQLAALKRMENQPDGKYVVVTGITPPPVGEGKRTTALGLAQALGAHLSINSFACVREPAPGSCFWAKDGGLAVGGGYSQVIPLDEVSLQPTGQNEVICTASRLVMDAIKANVHYESKLCEKSLFDLMVPLRRGERSVSPAQLNRLKKLGIEKSDPLTFTETEIKDFLRLDIDTETATDSGFLENEIMAILSLSSSEEDLQQRLAKIVVATNKSGDPVTTEDLAVSDAMAMLLKDALKPVLMQTVEGTPVFVHTSPLADIAQGCTSILADKMALKLVGSEGFVVSESAHGADVGLEKFFNIKCRYSGRQPDVVVMVATVRTLKMHGGAAPVRAGWSLPKEYSQENLKQVEQGCYHLRKQVENAKAFGLPVIVAVNTFRCDTDAELELVCSQAKQAGAFDAVLCNNWAKGGAGALNLAEAVRRAAKLPGRFKFLYEPQIPAADKLMSVAKQMYGAKDIDFSPKAKEKLELYTKQGFGNLPVCIAKTHLSLSNDPELKGVPTDFILPITDVKANAGAGFLCCLADSTNTEMDDPVWPGFHGNNLLQ from the exons ATGTTTGCCGTCACTGCCACAACACTCCGACGAGGAGCTTGGAGATACAGCCAGTGCACCATGGCAACCGTTGTCTCCGGCAACAAGACCTCACA ACAGGTGAGGGAGCGACTCAAGAAGGAGGTAGCAGAGATGAGCAGTCAGTTCCCAGGATTCAGGCCCGGCCTTGTAGTTCTGCAG GTCGGAGACCGAGATGATTCGAACCTTTACATCAGCATGAAGCTTAAGGCAGCGGCTGAG ATTGGAATCAATGCGAGCCACATTAGACTTCCCAAGACAGCCACAGAAGATGAA GTTTTACGTAGCATTATTACAGTCAATGAAAACCATACAGTCCACGGTATCATCGTACAACTGCCCCTTGATTCTGTTAACCCAATAGACACAGAAAAGGTGACCAATGCTGTGGCCCCAGAGAAAGATGTTGATGG GCTGACCAGTATAAATGCAGGGAAGCTGGCTCGAGGAGACCTGAGGAACTGTTTCATCCCATGTACTCCTAATGGGTGTTTGGAGCTCATCAGTCAGACTG GTGTGAGTGTATCTGGGAAGAATGCCGTGGTGATTGGGCGCAGTAAGATTGTTGGAGCGCCAATGCATGATCTACTCCTATGGAATCACGCTACAGTGACCACCTGTCATTCAAAGACTCATGACCTTGCCGAACAG GTGGGCAGAGCTGACATATTGGTTGTGGGTGCTGGCAAAGCTGAGATGGTGAAAGGAGAGTGGGTGAAGGAGGGGGCGGTGGTCATAGACTGTGGTATCAATCATATATCAG ACAGCAGTAAACCAAGTGGGAAGCGTGTAGTCGGAGACGTGCATTATTTCTCAGCTGTACAGCGAGCTGGGTACATAACCCCAGTGCCTGGTGGAGTCGGACCCATGACTGTAGCCATGCTGATGAAG AATACAGTTGAAAGCGCAGAGCGGTTTCTGCAGACATACAGGCCAGGGAAGTGGAACATTGTCTACACGAAGATGAACCCTCAAATGCCACAGCCAAG tGACGTTACAATCTCCCATTCATGCCCGATCAAACCAATTACCCAGCTTGCGAGAGAGGTGGGCCTGTTTTCTGAAGAAGTGGAGCCATATGGCAGGAGCAGAGCTAAGATACAACTGGCCGCTCTGAAACGCATGGAGAACCAGCCTGATGGGAAATATGTGGTTGTCACTGG AATTACTCCTCCTCCAGTGGGCGAGGGAAAGCGCACCACTGCTCTTGGTTTGGCTCAGGCCTTAGGGGCCCATCTGAGTATCAACTCTTTTGCCTGTGTGCGAGAACCTGCTCCTGGATCTTGTTTTTGGGCTAAAGATGGAG GTCTTGCTGTTGGAGGTGGATACTCTCAAGTTATTCCTTTGGATGAG GTCAGCCTTCAACCTACAGGCCAAAATGAGGTCATCTGTACTGCCAGTAGACTGGTGATGGACGCGATAAAAGCGAATGTTCATTATGAGTCAAAGCTTTGTGAGAAG TCTTTGTTTGATTTAATGGTTCCTCTCAGAAGAGGTGAAAGGTCAGTCTCTCCAGCCCAGCTTAATCGACTGAAG AAACTGGGTATTGAGAAATCTGATCCCTTGACCTTCACAGAGACCGAAATAAAAGATTTTCTTCGACTGGACATTGACACAGAGACTGCAACA GACTCTGGATTTTTGGAAAATGAAATCATGGCTATACTGTCACTAAGCAGCAGTGAGGAAGATCTGCAGCAAAGGCTTGCCAAGATTGTAGTGGCTACAAACAAATCTGGAGATCCTGTCACCACAGAGGATTTG GCTGTCAGTGATGCAATGGCCATGCTTTTGAAAGATGCACTAAAGCCTGTCCTGATGCAAACTGTGGAG GGTACACCGGTGTTTGTTCACACCAGCCCATTAGCTGACATTGCCCAAGGCTGTACTTCCATCCTGGCAGACAAGATGGCCCTAAAATTGGTTGGATCTGAAGGATTTGTTG TCAGCGAGTCTGCTCATGGGGCTGATGTGGGCTTGGAGAAATTCTTCAACATTAAATGCCGCTACTCAGGCCGGCAGCCAGATGTGGTCGTGATGGTGGCTACTGTTCGTACCTTGAAGATGCATGGCGGTGCTGCCCCA GTCCGGGCAGGCTGGTCCCTTCCAAAGGAGTACTCGCAAGAG AACCTCAAACAGGTGGAACAAGGCTGTTATCACCTGAGGAAACAGGTGGAGAATGCCAAAGCCTTTGGCTTGCCAGTTATAGTAGCTGTTAATACATTCAG GTGTGATACTGATGCTGAGCTGGAGCTGGTGTGTAGCCAGGCGAAGCAAGCTGGTGCCTTTGATGCAGTACTGTGCAACAACTGGGCTAAGGGTGGCGCTGGAGCGCTGAATCTGGCCGAAGCTGTTCGGAGAGCAGCAAAATTGCCCGGACGGTTCAAGTTCCTCTACGAACCACAG ATTCCAGCTGCTGATAAGTTGATGTCTGTGGCAAAGCAGATGTATGGAGCTAAGGACATAGACTTTTCACCAAAAGCCAAGGAGAAGCTTGAGCTTTACACAAAACAG